The Papaver somniferum cultivar HN1 chromosome 3, ASM357369v1, whole genome shotgun sequence genome includes a region encoding these proteins:
- the LOC113355891 gene encoding uncharacterized protein LOC113355891 — translation MGRMNHPSSCPEDPPSAASSSEEEVENSKSEASEKGEAGKEVEISGSEASEGEAEDESDSEFVESSENHKRKRTKAANKPTSSSSSKSKSSNIVKKRRKRTPISRLISVEDEIVILEGLREWKRKGWFPLLARQEFTDYIKDSLHFNPVNKSQVVRQVWQLKKRFCKFLEKKNDDDADPVFEDPNDYKLYLIMKDIWGDEYPVIRKKNVKYDDDNGRKVKAKRELLDKLPVLGIKDCVSEEGLKLIGDAKVKKFEKKWKKLHQEELHLNLKRKELIEEMTQALLAAVKASKD, via the coding sequence ATGGGTCGGATGAATCATCCTTCTTCCTGTCCTGAAGATCCCCCAAGTGCTGCATCTTCATCGGAAGAAGAAGTCGAGAATTCAAAAAGTGAAGCATCGGAAAAAGGAGAAGCTGGAAAAGAAGTCGAGATTTCAGGAAGTGAAGCATCAGAAGGAGAAGCTGAAGATGAGTCTGATTCTGAATTCGTTGAATCCTCAGAGAATCATAAACGTAAGCGAACCAAAGCTGCAAACAAACccacttcttcatcttcttcaaaatcaaaatcaagtaaCATAGTTAAGAAGAGACGAAAAAGAACACCCATTTCAAGGCTAATCAGTGTTGAGGATGAGATTGTGATTCTGGAAGGCTTGAGGGAATGGAAAAGGAAAGGTTGGTTCCCTCTATTAGCTCGTCAAGAGTTTACTGATTATATTAAAGACTCATTGCATTTTAATCCAGTAAATAAATCTCAAGTGGTTCGCCAAGTTTGGCAATTGAAGAAGAGATTTTGTAAATTCTTAGAGAAGAAGAATGATGATGATGCAGACCCTGTGTTTGAGGATCCTAATGATTATAAATTGTATCTGATTATGAAAGATATTTGGGGTGATGAATACCCGGTAATAAGGAAAAAGAATGTTAAgtatgatgatgataatggtagGAAAGTGAAAGCTAAAAGAGAGCTGCTTGATAAATTACCAGTGTTGGGAATAAAAGATTGTGTTTCGGAGGAAGGTTTGAAATTGATTGGTGATGCTAAGGTGAAGAAGTTTGAGAAGAAATGGAAGAAATTGCATCAAGAGGAGCTTCATTTGAATTTGAAACGCAAGGAATTGATAGAAGAAATGACACAGGCTCTTCTTGCAGCTGTCAAGGCGTCAAAGGATTAA